In Coriobacteriia bacterium, the DNA window TAACAAATCAGCTTGCTGTTTTAGGTGTTTTTGCCTGATACTGAGCTTTAATTTGAGGCTTATTTTTCAAGATTCCGTTGAAGATTTGATGCACATTTCTCGCGCTTTTGCTGCAAGATTTGTCGAGACGCCGTTAAACTTTTGCTGCAGAGTTGTCGAAACTTGTTCAAGATTCCGTTAAGAATTTGATGAAAACTTGTCGAGATTTTTTGAAAATCTGTTGAAACTTTTTCAAGATTTCCCAAAATTCCGTTGAGATTTCGTTGAGACTTTCTCAAGATTTCGTTGAAACTTTGTAAAGATTCCTCAAGATTTCATTGCGACTTTGTTATTTATTCGTGCTCATTTGTTATTTGTTTAACACGTTTTTAGTGGGTTGTTTTATGCTCATTTCATCACGCACCTTCTTGATAGTGAGTGCTTTTGTTGTAGCAAATGAAATTTTATTCGCATTGTTTACGCATTATTTATGCATTTTTCTATTCATCATTGATCATTTTTTCCATCATGTTTTATTCATCATTTATCATTTTTCTATCACGCTTATGACTTCAACTGATCTCGTTTTAATGCAAACTCGATTACCTTCCGCATTACGTTTGTACTTGAAAGCGTATGCCAAACAACACGGCTCCAGTTTAGAATTGGCCTGTCAGGACATCCTGTCTCTGTTCATTCAACAGGCACCTTGGCAACAAGGATTGCTATGGCGAGCACCGATCTCACATCGTTCTGACAAGGGGGAGCGTCAGGGTTGGGCACAGTTTAACTTGTTCCTTCCTGCTGAAATGGCCGCACAATTAGAATCATTAGCGCAGCAATTACACATCAGTCGAGCCAGTGTTTCTTACACAGGATTGTTCTGGTTTGCTAAACATATCAGCCCTCCGGTGACACAATTATGATGCTCAGGATAATTAATTTATGAACGATTCAATACAGCAACCTGCCCTGCACTACCTGCCTATTGAGCAACTTGAAGTAGACCCTGAGCAACCGCGACGTGAGCTGGAAGCACCGGATGAAGTCAATGAAGCGCGCACTTTAGCAGGTCTGGCCGAGTCGATTAGGCAGTACGGCATACTCCAACCGCTACGTGTTTGCGCAATAGATGCGCATCGTTTTCGCATTATTTCAGGTGAAAGACGTTATCGTGCCGCCTTAATGGCGCAGCTTTCTGAAGTGCCAGTGATGCTCATTGCGCATCATTCTCTCGAGAAAAGTGCATCGCCCCAGCTTCTTTTGGAACAGTTAACTGAGAATGTTCAGCGCAAAGCCATGACCGCTTTAGAGTTAGCCGATGCGGTACATCAGTTAATGGGTGAGGGTTTACTGGGTCGAGATATTGCCAAGAAGTTAGGCATTGATGCGATGCAGGTATCAGTATTGAACAAGTTACACACCGTGTCTGAAGTGATTCGGGAAGCGGTAACTGATCGGGTTATTGTCTCGCCCAGAGCGGCTTATGACCTGAACAAGTTACCCGTGTACCAACAAGCTGAACTGATTAATCAGGCCAGACAGAAGAATCAAATCATTGGTCAGGTTGATGTTAAGAATGCACGAAAGGCCTTTGCTGAACGACCTCAGTACCGTCCTTATCAGGCACCGATTATGGCTAAAACTGAATATGCAGCCTTGATGAGTGTCTTGAATCAGGATGACTTAGGTGATGAACACTATGATGCCAGTGCTGACCGGTTAGCTATTTTGGGGACAGCTGCAATAACGAATACAGAAGCAGTTACAGGAACCAATAACAACCCTCCTGAAGTCAAATATGAGGAACAATCATCTAAGCAAAATAATGATTCTTTTGTTTCTTCTTTGTCTACTGGAGAAATTAATTCAGCGGCAGAATTAACTGACCAGCCGTTACAACATGGCAGTGGAAGTAATGAAAGTCATCCTGATGTTCACCCTCCAATTAACGGCAGCAACAATGACCGGCAATTACATAGTTCAGCTGATAGGGAAGCGTTGTTTCGTGTGCCAACCTTCACCTTACGTGCAACTGAGTTAGACGTTATTGCTGAATATCTGCAGGAAGAATTACCCAAAGGACTTGCTGATCCAGGTGGCTGGTTAGTGGATGTGATTAAGCGTCTTGGTCGTGGTAGGTGAAGCTGGAGTTTGCAACTTGATAACTGTAACAGGATTCTAGGGTTCAGGGATTTAGGGATTTTGGGATTTAGGGATAGCCCTAAAGGGAAGGGGGCTAAGGGGTTGGTGGGGGCTACAGCTTTTTCTTATCTTGTTGATTACTAAATGCTATTTACTCCTAGCCCCCTAGCCCCCAATCCCCCGACCCTTTTGGGATAGGTCCAGCTTGGGGGTTAAGGAGGGGTTAGGGTTAGACTCTGTACCATTAGGTTGCAATACACTGGTCATACCGGCTTTGATCAGACCACCTACCGCATTATTGGCCTGCTTCAAGGTTTCATCGGCCAGGTGTGCATAACGCATCGTGACACTGGGGTTGTAATGACCCAGTGCTTTTTGTACCACATATAGACTATGACCGGCATTAATCAGTAAGGATGCAAAGGTATGTCTCAGGTCATGAATACGCACATGGGGTAGGCCGGCTCTGGTTCGTGCTCCATTCCAAGAGCAGAAGATACTACCAAACGGTTTGTTGGTAGTAGGATTAGGGAACAGGTAGTCACTTTGGTTTCTGCTGGATAAGATGAGCAAGAGTTGTAACACTTCCCCAGACAGTTGTATGGTTTGAGCTTTACCTGATTTGGTGGTGGGGATTAACCAGGTCTGTTTAGCTTCGTCAAATTCACTCCATTTTGCATTTAAGGCGTTACGCTTACGGACGCCGGTTAAGGCTAACAAGGCCACGATGTAAGCCAGTTGTGGGTTCTGGCTACAGTTACGGGTTTCTACGAATAACCGTTCAATTTGTTCTGGACTGAGGAATACTTGTTGCTGGTTATCGACTTTGAATTGCTTAACGGCGCGCGCTGGATTGTCTTTGATAGCCGGTAGTTTCCACTGG includes these proteins:
- a CDS encoding ParB/RepB/Spo0J family partition protein produces the protein MNDSIQQPALHYLPIEQLEVDPEQPRRELEAPDEVNEARTLAGLAESIRQYGILQPLRVCAIDAHRFRIISGERRYRAALMAQLSEVPVMLIAHHSLEKSASPQLLLEQLTENVQRKAMTALELADAVHQLMGEGLLGRDIAKKLGIDAMQVSVLNKLHTVSEVIREAVTDRVIVSPRAAYDLNKLPVYQQAELINQARQKNQIIGQVDVKNARKAFAERPQYRPYQAPIMAKTEYAALMSVLNQDDLGDEHYDASADRLAILGTAAITNTEAVTGTNNNPPEVKYEEQSSKQNNDSFVSSLSTGEINSAAELTDQPLQHGSGSNESHPDVHPPINGSNNDRQLHSSADREALFRVPTFTLRATELDVIAEYLQEELPKGLADPGGWLVDVIKRLGRGR
- a CDS encoding tyrosine-type recombinase/integrase — its product is MKINLTKPIIDKALQEGKRCLLWDDQVTGLYVEVRTSGKGSYILRYTSPLHGRQSMTLGSTDIIKLDDVRQKARELLTDVYLGNEPAHHKLQLKNAMILDEVIDNYYLPHIKAYKRSWESDFSILKNHVRPALGQLKISAIQTEDIARLQRSMKEKGLAAATCNRVVILLGFLFNLAINQWKLPAIKDNPARAVKQFKVDNQQQVFLSPEQIERLFVETRNCSQNPQLAYIVALLALTGVRKRNALNAKWSEFDEAKQTWLIPTTKSGKAQTIQLSGEVLQLLLILSSRNQSDYLFPNPTTNKPFGSIFCSWNGARTRAGLPHVRIHDLRHTFASLLINAGHSLYVVQKALGHYNPSVTMRYAHLADETLKQANNAVGGLIKAGMTSVLQPNGTESNPNPSLTPKLDLSQKGRGIGG